The DNA segment AAGCAGAAATAATTATATTACACTTTCAGCTGGCTAGATGTTATGTATTTCTTATGGCTATTGAGTTCCCTGTCAAGCTTTCCAAAGCacctcatttcatttttttttctaacagacATATCAAGTATATaatgctttttctctttattcacaTCAAGGACCCGAacagtttatatatttttctgttgcCAATTAAATTTAAGCTATATTTACCTTATAGGCCATATATATTGATCATACATATATAACTACTAGTTGCTGACTACCTACTATTTGCAAGTTGTCTTGGAATCTATTTGGGATGATGTAAGTAACTATGGCATAGGCAATTAGGTGAAGCATTTGCACCATAGTTGGTTTCAGAGAGGTGGCAAGATAGTACAATGTTAACATTCTATCATCTTTGAAAAGACACGCAAGATTCTAATTTTGTTTCTCCTGGGCATTAGTTACTCTATGCAAACTAGCTTCTTCGTAATTGAGTTTTCTAACAAgtcttttattaatattttttgcttAGTAATTAATAATATagtaaaagggaaaggaaaaaggcgTATTTTGCAAATTTCAATACTTGAGTGCTGGGTTAATTTTGAGCTTTTACTTTCAgggcttaaaatatatttaaggatCAGGCTCTGACACATTTGTTCCTCTTTAAGATTGTTGcataaaaacatgagaaaattttTCAGAAAGTCATTagctcaaatatttttaaatatttttaattttgagtgtgtgtctgtgtgtgttatgttcatctgtgtgcatgtatagaaGCTGAAGGACAACTGGAATGTCTTTTTCtcttgctctccaccttatttttatttatttatttatttattagagatttttgtctcttccccgccgcctcccattcccccccccccagttcagtccccctccctcgtcagcccaaagagcaccttattttttgagacaatctctcaGCTAGAAAAGCAGGTCAGGAGGTCCACATGACGCTcatctctctacccctccagcATGATTTACAGGCTTAGGACGCCATGTCTGGCATTTCTGTGAGCGCTGAGGATCTGGACTAAGGGTCTCATACTTGCCTagaagcactttacccactgaaccatctgcccagtttcttaattttttaatactCAAGATAGATATGACCTGAAGTGTGGGCTCTGGTGAGTGTCATATGCTTACCTGGTTATACgttactatacacacacacacacacacacacacacacacacacacacacaaagcctatTCAGCAGGTTCATTGTGTCTGCCATCTCTGAAGGAGACATACTAATACTGATAAAGTCAGAATGACTGCAGAGTGTCCAAAGGCATAGCAGAAATTGCTGTGTGAGTTTTAGAAATTTCAGACAGGAACAACTTGGCACATAAGTGCTATATTGAAAACTAAAAACACCAAATGAAGCATAATCGCTGACCTTGGGAGATTCAAGAGAACAAAGGCCGGAAGTTGAAGTGGTATATGACTCCTCCAAAACAGTCAtgcagacacaacaggactgatgatACACAGATGAGCTGTATGCACAAGACCTGAACAGATCCAAACCAGAAGAAACAGGGTCAATCCCAGCacagacagagaaggggaagtgggtgCAAAGTACCATCCCTAACAAAAGAGCTATTTGAAATTGATATCTGCTGGGAATGGTGAACCACACATGCCCCTTTCCTTTGTCTTACTCTAAACACCTTAGGTCCTTCTTGGTGGAATGTCCTTTGTTTTCTAAGTTAACTCTTCTTCAAATTTGCACCTAAACAGAACTTTTCTGTTTATGAGATTGAGAGCTGTCTGCCATTTGACACTGTGACATTATCCTAGTGTTTGAGTAACTTTTGAAAGTCAAACTCTTACACAATTTATTGAGCCAGTAGTAGTTCTAAAatctgatgggggggggggggtagcattTTTACAATCTTGGAAATTCTACTTAAGtcctaaaatgttttcaaattctgaaagcatttgacaaaactgAAACAGACCCATATTACCACAATGGTGAAACTCCAGAGAAAGCTTTTAAGACTTCGATTAACTGTGGTTGTAAGCCTGAGActtttattgttatatatttttcagtcaataaaatatgttaaaatgatACCATGCTGTCAAGATtataagcctataatcccagtacttggaaggtagaggcaggagtgtcaggagttccaggccagctttaGCCACAGAAACCCTGAATCAGGAAAGCTCAACAGCAGCAATAATAttgtgatgtttctttttttttttttttttttttttttggtttttcgagacagggtttctctgtggctttggagcctgtcctggaactagctctgtagaccaggctggtctcgaactcacagagatccgccggcctctgcctcccgagtgctgggattaaaggcgtgcgccaccatcgcccggcttattgTGATGTTTCAAGCAAGATGCTtgattaaaatgatattttgggCCAGTGTGGTCAGTAGCACTCTTTCTGTACAGCCCTGCATTCTATCCTTATCACTTGCCATGCTGTGAATTTATGTGCCGTGCTCTTGTCCAGCCTTCATTATCTCATAGAGCAGTGACAGAGtaattcattttcattctctggAACCCTAGGATTTTCAGACAGAGAATGAATGGGACTTGGCCTTAATTTAGTGTCCCTAGTCGCTTTAGCCACTAAATAGAGAGGCTATTCTTTGAAGTAGATGTTAACTCTACTAGCTGTGGGAGTTGTAGATCATAAATTCAGTAAAAAATACTCAGCAGAAGACTGGTGTCTGCTGGGTGTCTGCCCTCAGCTGATCTTGTAGATGACTGACTGCAGCTTCTGCAGCAGCACTCGGTACGTCACTTGACACTGATGCTATGAAGACTTCTTAAACTTGGTGAAGCAGCCTGTGGCCAGCTGCAGCATCCCACAGCTCCATCATCTCAGCCCCCCAGCACCGTAGTGTTACAGCTTGTTCTCTGCCGGGCTTTAACCTAAGGGAGAGTTGTAACTGTTGGTTTTTCTGTACAATCTACGAAGATTTCTCATCGGCAAAGAGTATTTTACTTACACAGATGAGTATTTACTGGGTTGTCAGTTTTAATAATCTTTAAGACCAATTCTTCTATCTTCACGACTAACTGCTGTGAAGCCTTGTCTTTATCCCCTTCCAAGCTTTCAGAATGCATTCTTTGGCTAAGGTAAACATTTCAGGATTTATATCTAAAGGTACATGATTCTTCCCTTAAAGGCCATTGTAAGGTTATGAACTGGCCAAATTTTAGTAGTATTTTGTCTGGGGACTGGGAAGgcctgagaaagagagagatgggagaatggccaatatacaaaatgttcagaatatgcacacacatacatacatattacacCATCCTTTGTGGTATGCTTTATGGCATTCCCAGAAATTTGAAAAGTAGATCACTAGACTCAGATCATCATAGAAGATACAATTAAAGAATGTTTATAATTTTGACTAAGTTGGTAAAATAAGAGATATAATAAATGAGTATATGCTTTTGAGGTAAAAAGAACATGGATTGGATAGACAATACTGGACTGCTATAAACTGTGGATGCCAGTAAAATGAGATATGCTATGTTATTCCAACCCTGTCACTATTACTTTGGCTAAAGACTACGGTAGCTTAGTACATTTTGAACCTTATTCTTTAGTTTGTGACAAGAAAATTTTGGTTAGATATTTGAGAACAAAACGTGTGTAATAAGGCTTAAGATTTTGTGCTGGCTACATTAAAAGTGTTACCAGAATTGTTACCCATTCAGGCTATCCATAAATCATAGATGTGTAATCTTGAGCTTGATCTTTAGATGGTTTTCAGTCCTAACTTAATCATAATAATGTAAGTTAGTACCTCTGATTAATGTCggtgctttctgttttctttgataagATAGTTTATCTTTTTGAAAATACTAGTTTAACTATGTACATCATTTGCTTTTACTTAGGTCAGAGATGCGTGAGAATGGAAGACATGGCAGAGAACTGGAAGAGCATTTCTGCTTCTTAGCACTTCCTCAGAGTGATGTGGTAGAGATCTACCAGAATGGACTAAGTACCAGAGCATCCACACTGAAGACACTTGGGAATCCTCTTCTTGGAATTTATATGTTTAGACATGTTGATGTTGCCCTGAATTATGCTCATAGTCGAAGCACTACTATAGAAAATATTGTGATTTTTAAGGTAAGTAGTAGCATAAAACAAATACTAAATATAGGCGCATTTTTCTTTAAGTCAGCATGGACATAGTTTGCTTTCAGTTTAAATTATCTCAAATAGAATTCTATAAACTACTTCGTTATCCTTTGGAATTTTCCCTTATTCTTCACACTTTACCTGACTGTGGCACAATGTAAAACCTAGGTACAAAAAGGTAGCACTTATCATCATTGTCTTCCCAATACATACTTTTTCTGGATTCATtatccttccttttattttttatcatactCTAGCACCATAGCAGTTTATGTCCTCtgaataattaaaatatgattgtaGCATTAGCTAGGTTTATTGAGCTATGTCAGTTTAATAGCATTATACTAATGTCtgttatttttaacaaatgtGCCATGCTTATATAAGATGATAAATTTGAGTAAAGAGCAGAACAAGACCTCAAATCACAAATCTGTTTGTGCATAAGTATTGTTTAGAGTAAAACGTAATAGCCACCATTAAAGTACCCACTTAGTGTATGATAGAATTTTCATATACCCTGTCTCTCAAATATGATATATTCATTATGATATGGGCAagcatttttaagttttatttgtttttatgtgtatggctgttttacctgtgtgtatataagtgcaccacatgtatgcctgcccacagaggacagaagaggccGTGTATCCTTTTGAACAGGAGTAATAGCTGATTGGAAGCTACCATCTGATGCTGGGAAAATGAACCTGAGTCCTTTTCAGAGCAGCAAATCTTAACCATCACACTAATTCTCCAGCTTGTACAGAGTATTTTTAAAGCCTTGCAGAAATGCTATACAATCATTTACTTTAGAATATTATATGGGCCAAGCTTGTCTGTATCAAGCATATAGAAGGTTTGAGCAGGAAAATCTTGAATTCAAGACCCCCTGGGCTACATTGAAAGTTCTGGGTTGCCTGAACATGCCAAAAGAGAAACAACATAACACACATTGTTGGTAATTATCAAGATGTTTTTTCAGTTGTCCTCTTTGTTGAATTAGCTGCCTCACTTTGTTCAAATGGTACTTATAGTTACCATATTTTGGACCTGTTGACGCATGCCTAtcatccaagcacttgggaggtagagacaggaaagtcatcacaagtttgaggcaagCTTTGTCTACATAGCATATTTTGGGCTTGACAAAGCTTTTcagtgagaccatctcaaaaacccaaagcggaaaaacaattctaaaatgttttttaCTTCCTACATTATGTCACCTCATCTCTTTCACCATTCTCTATTTCTAGCTTAGATATTCATATAATCTTCCATATACACTTTCACAGTAAACCCTCTTCTAAAAGCAgaatttctgaaatttttattagaaataactCTAGTCTCAGATCTTAATTTGGGAAATAAGTGGTATAATTACCATATTAAAACATCactccgggcagtggtggcacacacctttaatcccagcactcgggacgtagaggcaggatgatctttgtgagttcgagagcagcctggtctacaagagctagttctaggacaggctccaaagctacagagaaaccctgtctcagaaaaacaaaaacaaaccagaaaacatCCCATCCAAGGCATGGACTAACAGTTTTGTTAATATTTCACTACTAAAAGCATGAGACTTTAAAAGTATTTGGGTATTGAAAAGTATTTGAATATTGTCTTTTGCTTTTTAGGTTCTCTttggaaaagtaaagaaaattcaGCCTTCTTTCGACAAAAACAAAGTTTCTCTGGATCCTTTTCCTAACTTTGATTGCCATATATCAAGAAGTATGCCTTCTCTTAAAGATACCATTGAGCTGCAAGCCTACAATTCATTGGTATGTTAAGGCTAGGATTCATTTAATGAGTTAAAAGACACATGCTTAGTTCAGAAACTGTTTAGATGCCATCGACCTAATCCCTAAGTGACTTTTATGAGGTAAACGCCATATTCATGGGATAAGGTAACCTTTTTTCTCACAAATCATACTGAAACCCTTCATCAAAATCACATGGTTTGTAATGAAGCCATGGTCTTTAAGATATAGACCCCTGTGTTGTTGCTCATGTGGGACAGTGCACTGGTGCCATCAGTTTTGACAGTGGAGGAACAACCTCTATGCATACTCGAGGGCATTTAACCACAAAGCAGTATTCTGATTATCAAGAGGCAGAGCTACGGAGATAAAAGTATCAGTTTTTATCTGACTCCTTTTTGAGACTGCTCAAGGTTCATGATTAATCTTATGGGTTAACTCTGCTGCAAAGCTGGGGTCAGGGTCTTACAGTAGTAGTTTGATTTTCTTATGTCTTTCAGGTGTACTTCTATGAATATGATTTTTTCTCAAAACCAGTAGATAGACCTAGACAGTGCCTTCCATATGCAACAGTAACAGTAAAATTTATTGGTCAAAAGGCAGGCAATGGACAACTTATGACATCACTGAGATTCCCCTCCACAGGATTTCCTAAGAGGCTTGGTAAGTTACATTCATTATTCAACTCTGCTGCTCTTAAACTCTACATATTCTAATATATTGTGCGTCTCTAACTAAAATAACTGTGTTTTACCtgtattccattttatatatCTAGGATCATATGCACACATTTTTACCTCTTTGGCTTAATATATGTTCATGTAATTTTTATGTGTTGATAGCTGAATAGTTTATTGCATTGTGTGACTACACTATTGTATTGGAAAAATTTGGGTACCCTTGTAACTTCTTATTCCACATTGCTATTTATATAAGGGTCTCGGTGCTAGAGTACTAGTTTCACTTGGAGTTTTTATTAACACTATGAAGGTATAGTTTAAACTAAGATGATGTCATGTGCATTTCTAAAGTAGTATCAGGTGCATAAGGTTATGTAATCACTCTACATTCTTAGCaatacacaatttttttaaagtatcattttCATTGTGATTctaatttttcctaatttttaatgATACTAAGAAACTTTTCATCTTTGCCAGTATTTAGTTCTATCAGAATTTTTTCCATGTTTAGTGTTGCTATAGTAGATTGCTTCTGATTTGGGTTTTTACCCAGATACTAACAGGTTAGAGTCTCTTGGTAGATTGATTGGCCAGTTGAATTCTCACTTTGTGTGTAGGTGCATGGTGTGTGTAGTCTCTATGAATGTGCCAATACTCCTTCATTATGCATGCTTAGGTCAGAGCAGGATATTCAATGTCTTCacctattgttttctttcttagagCCCcaacacagggtctctcactgaactgaaaGTTTATCTTACCAGCTGTGCAGATAATCCCTTTTAGGATTGCCTGTCTCCACACCCTAATGCTAGGCTAATactttctctttatatatttttacagcaGGTAGTTGGGGTCAGTCTCACACTCAGTAGCAaaggatcttcctgcttcagtctcccaaatgctagaattacaagtgtggACCCTCATACCTGGTTTTAGGcattgctggaaactgaactcagagctTCCTGCACGTTGGTAGCACATTTACCAATTGAGCTATATctcaagcctttttttttattatatatttattttgtgtgtgttaatGTCCTCACATGTATGCCAGGCACATATATGAAGATAATAGGACAATATTGTAGACAtagttttctcctttcattatATGAGTCCCAGGGACCAAACTTATAAAAGTCTTGATAGCAATCTTGATGGCAAGCCTTcttaccactgaactatctcactGTTCTCTCCAGCTTTCTATTGTaatgtttctaatttttattcaTCAGAATTCACTTCTTATCAAATATGTTTTTTAAGTTAAATTGCTTACACTGGgattatattttatattgcaacattttattcttttttttacatttatttatttatttattatgtacacagtgttcagcctccatgtgtgcctgtaggccagaagagggcaccagatctcattacaggtggttgtgggccaccatgtggttgctgggaattgaactcaggacctctggaagagcagtcagtgctcttaacttctgagccatctctctaacccgcAACATTTTATtcttactagtttttttttctttcttctttttgtgctAAGAACAATCACCACTAAGCTATTCAAAAAAACTCAGCTAAAATTActcataatttttgtctttttgtttccatagaaagaGCATGTTCTCTGAATAACTGTACAATTGCCAAGAGAATTGGAAAAGGGAAAGATGCTACAGTCATCTTTGAGCACTTCAGGAAACCTGTTGATccatttaatcaagaaaattgtcCGTGTAAAGTACCAAATTCAGAGGGGAGTCCTTCCAACTTAGATACTTCTTGTTCTTATGGAAACAATTTTCTGTTGAGAGAatacagcagacagacagataattcATCAGAAGTTAGAGATGcttctcatgtacacacatacaattcAGGTCTTTCTTTCATGTCCACTGCTAACACAGCAAGTGGTGATGGTGACCTATTCAGTGTGACATACCTTCGAagtattttaaatagtatttctGCTGCTCTTCCCTCTCAGAGCAGTACTAGCTCAAGTACAGTTATTACTTCAAAACTTATTAAGGACCCAAGACTGATGAAAAGAGAACAAAGCATGAGAAAACAAAGTAATTCTGCAGATTTAAGTGATGGCTTGCCACTTGATAAGAGTGTGGGTCATGGTAATTCAGAAGTAAAACTGACATGTATGCCAACCAGTTCTATCTCTTCACCTGAAAGCATTCCTGCTGATCATGCTGTTGCTAATTGTTCAGATGCTTCTTGCTTCAGATTCTCTTCTGAAAGTTCACACTGCCAGACTCACACTATGGGCTCAAAGGACTCTGACTGTACAGCATCCAGTAAAGTTGCCATTACAGAACAATGTAAAAAGCAAAGCACTTTCTCCTTTCCTCGTTACTTGCCAAATGCATTTTCAGATGTTGGGAAACAAACATACAATGAAGAAGAGGCCCAGAGAGCCCAAAAGAGAAGCAGCTTCCAAGTTTTAACTGAGCAAAGCAACAGGCCACAGAACTCCTTTGAGTCAGAAAAAAATACTTGTTGTAAAGACTCTCTAAGTCACATCTCTAAGGCATCATGGCCTTCGGATTTAAGTGTTGTATTTAAGTTTGGTCACCAGATGTCTACAGTCTTCCCAAtccagaagaaaggaaacatagATGAATATGTGCAAAATACTGGAATGATGAGAACCTTTATCAGCCCAGAAGACAGTTCTAAACATGTAATAAGCCAAACTTGGTTGAAAGAAACTGTTAATTCTTTTACTAATGAAACTAAAAGTATCCCAATTGCTAATTGCATTGCGTTGCACCAGGAATACAAAGAAGGTGAAAATATTAATTCTTTAACGGAAAATTGTGAAAAAACAGCAGATACTCCTAAATTACAAATGCCCAAATCTCCCATATCTACCACAAAGGATAAAAATGAAGTAGATCATGCAGCATTGGAATTAGAGTGTAATCTTACTCCAAATACAGGGTGCCTTTCACAAAAGCATCTTCAATATTCTTTGGAGCCCAAAGATAATATTCATACAAATTTTGCCATAGCCCAAGGGCTGATAGAATTAAAAGCAATACAAAATAATCAGAACTTGATTAACATTATGACTGATGCTTTCCAGGAAGCAAAAGACGTTCCCCtggccagagaacaacttgttgATAAAGTGATTTCATCTGATGCCATTGACATATCTCTTGACAGTTCAGGTTGCAACTTAATTGGAGAATATATGTCCATCCagagggaaaatgaaaataaggcAGTGTCATTGTATAACATTCAAAAAGACTGCAAAGAGTCTTCTCATATTAAAGACAGTGTGCAGGACCACACCCTGCCTTATGATGCAGAGTTAAGCTCTGATCTaaacttgaaaattattttgcaagaacaaagaaatgatgaaaatcCAAATGAGGCTAAAGAGAAAGATGGTGCTTCTTCATCTCCAGAGTATAATACAACTAACAGAAATGAAAGTAGGAAGCAAGATTGTTATGCAGATATAGTCGAAATGAGTAACACCAAAGTAGAAATTCTGAATTCTGAAGAATGTTCCACGTTTAACTCAATTTGGGGAAAGAAAGATAGACCAGCAAAAGCTGCGTCATTagagagtgaagatagtatgactgccataaaacaaaaatatacaccAAATGATGGAAGAAGTGTGGAATGCTTGTCCACATTTCCAGAAACTGAAGAGTCTTCAGTGTGTGTAGCTTCAGACGCTACAAAAAAGGTAGTTAGTACCACTGTTCTTACAGAAAGCACAAATCATGGGGATCATCAAAAACATCATCTAAAAGAACCTGAGATTTCAGGTTTGGGTTTTGTAAAACAAGGCATTTCTGATTGTGAGATTGATACTGATAAATTACAAGACCTTTGCCATTTAGTAAATGAGAATTCAGTTCATCAAACTTTTGCATTGGGAAGTGAAATTGAAGTAGAATTTGAAGAACGTAATGATGCTCCTTTGTTTCAACAAAATATAGGTAACAATGGAAATGATCTTTGTGAAGAATTTGAGACCCTGAAGTCCCGGATTGATTGGGAAGGCCTATTTGGAAAGAGTTATGAGGAGATGGAAGCCTCGAGTTTTACAAGAAGGGAAGATACTGCAGAATGtaattgtgtttctttctcttcacaAAAAGACAAACGAGAGCATCAGAACTCAGTTTTTCTTCCAGATCTACAAGTTACAATTACTAACTTAATTAGTATAAAAATCAGTCCCACTGATGATTCCTTAGAgtcaaaagataatttttataagcttgtaactgaatccacagaacaAGAAGCTAATGAAAAGAGGAAAGCTTTTGGATTTGGCATTTATTCCCAACCTTTTGAAGAGAATTTAGGTTTTTTGTGTGAAAATAAACTTGGTAATTCAGTGCAAGAATCAGGACATGTAAGCAAATCTGCAATCTCACATTCTTCCAGCTCGAGTCATAATACACATTTGAATCACACACCTGGAAAACCAACCAGTGACTCTTTGTCTACTGAACCATCTGATGTCACAGTAATCAGTGATAAGAGTAAATGTTCCACAAAATCAAAACCTGACTTTAATGACACTAGGAATAAAAAGGACATGGAATCAAGAAGTAGCAAAAGAAACCAGCATGCAACTTCTCGGGGTCAGAATATATCCCATAAAGATTTAAGGGAGCATGAAACTcgtgagaagaggaggaagtcaAATCGTTACTCATCTGAACGGTTTTCTTCCCTATCCCAAGGACgaattaaaacattttcacagtCAGAGAGGCGCATTCGGAATGTACTGAATATTCTGAATAATGAAGCATCTTTATGTAAAAGCAAACGTCTATCCAGAAAACTGAACAAAGCTGTTCTTCACTTGAAAAAAGCTCATAGAAGAGTTCATACATCTTTGCAGCTTATCTCTAAagtgggaaaaaagagaaagggccCATTACCAAAAGCGTATGCAATAATTTGCAATAATTTCTGGGAAAGTTGTGATCTTCAAGGTGATAGTTTGATGTCAGAAAGAAGAAACTCTGATAGGCATTTTTTATCCAAAAGAAGGTATGACAAACAGGGAGAAAAAAGATTAAGATTTGATATTGATGAATCATTGGCTTCAGTATCAAAGCACAGAACTTACAgaacaaacagagagagaatcGCAGAGTGCCTTTCCAGCGAAACTATGTCTGGCCATGTCTCCAGTAGTCTTACCACGTTACATGTGAGAGAATTTTGTGAGGAAGAGCAACTTCATGAATCACAGTCACCCATACCCTATACATCGCAGAGTATAAGTCAATTAGAATACACTAATAGCATTGTGAGAACTGCAAGCTCTTCTGAACCTGAGAATTTTTCTGAAACAAGTGAATATACACTTTACCCAGATGAAACACTAACTGAAAAAGAGTATCAAACTGGCACCCAGTTATCTAAGAATGAAAGCCATACAACATGCAATACTAAgaatataacaaaagaaaataattctgaagATAAAACAGTGGTATATGAAAGTAATTCAGTGTCTCTAGGTTTCCTAAAAGACAACATAAGTCATAGTCAAGACAAAAGTTACAATACAACTTTTAAAGCTAACACTAATAaacttgtttctgttttagacTCAAACAAGCCCTTTTTAAAAGTTGATATCTGTGAACAAGTATCTGATGGTACTAGAAACGGGGAAACAATTTTTCCTGTAGAAAAGTGTACAGTTCTTATGGAGATCACACCAAACATTCCTACAGGAAAAAcagcaaacagaaggaacacaGTTCCTCCATTGTCACCAATTATAGTGACAGCTGATGAGGAAGAGTCTTCTGTGGGGGAAAATGGACTCTTCCATGTGAAGGAGAATGAGGTGAATATTACTAAGCATTCTAAATTGGATGTAACATCAGTAACTGAAGAAAGTCAAAGTtgtaag comes from the Microtus pennsylvanicus isolate mMicPen1 chromosome 9, mMicPen1.hap1, whole genome shotgun sequence genome and includes:
- the Tex15 gene encoding testis-expressed protein 15, translating into MEMKENDKCKTWRMNPDSESSWPTDGEASSGKKFTIPKIRRTTEKVYLSSCYTSSREYGFIHGTLKQCRLDTSCDLQLTWQFGDTKLVCNEYLEKQFSAKRSEMRENGRHGRELEEHFCFLALPQSDVVEIYQNGLSTRASTLKTLGNPLLGIYMFRHVDVALNYAHSRSTTIENIVIFKVLFGKVKKIQPSFDKNKVSLDPFPNFDCHISRSMPSLKDTIELQAYNSLVYFYEYDFFSKPVDRPRQCLPYATVTVKFIGQKAGNGQLMTSLRFPSTGFPKRLERACSLNNCTIAKRIGKGKDATVIFEHFRKPVDPFNQENCPCKVPNSEGSPSNLDTSCSYGNNFLLREYSRQTDNSSEVRDASHVHTYNSGLSFMSTANTASGDGDLFSVTYLRSILNSISAALPSQSSTSSSTVITSKLIKDPRLMKREQSMRKQSNSADLSDGLPLDKSVGHGNSEVKLTCMPTSSISSPESIPADHAVANCSDASCFRFSSESSHCQTHTMGSKDSDCTASSKVAITEQCKKQSTFSFPRYLPNAFSDVGKQTYNEEEAQRAQKRSSFQVLTEQSNRPQNSFESEKNTCCKDSLSHISKASWPSDLSVVFKFGHQMSTVFPIQKKGNIDEYVQNTGMMRTFISPEDSSKHVISQTWLKETVNSFTNETKSIPIANCIALHQEYKEGENINSLTENCEKTADTPKLQMPKSPISTTKDKNEVDHAALELECNLTPNTGCLSQKHLQYSLEPKDNIHTNFAIAQGLIELKAIQNNQNLINIMTDAFQEAKDVPLAREQLVDKVISSDAIDISLDSSGCNLIGEYMSIQRENENKAVSLYNIQKDCKESSHIKDSVQDHTLPYDAELSSDLNLKIILQEQRNDENPNEAKEKDGASSSPEYNTTNRNESRKQDCYADIVEMSNTKVEILNSEECSTFNSIWGKKDRPAKAASLESEDSMTAIKQKYTPNDGRSVECLSTFPETEESSVCVASDATKKVVSTTVLTESTNHGDHQKHHLKEPEISGLGFVKQGISDCEIDTDKLQDLCHLVNENSVHQTFALGSEIEVEFEERNDAPLFQQNIGNNGNDLCEEFETLKSRIDWEGLFGKSYEEMEASSFTRREDTAECNCVSFSSQKDKREHQNSVFLPDLQVTITNLISIKISPTDDSLESKDNFYKLVTESTEQEANEKRKAFGFGIYSQPFEENLGFLCENKLGNSVQESGHVSKSAISHSSSSSHNTHLNHTPGKPTSDSLSTEPSDVTVISDKSKCSTKSKPDFNDTRNKKDMESRSSKRNQHATSRGQNISHKDLREHETREKRRKSNRYSSERFSSLSQGRIKTFSQSERRIRNVLNILNNEASLCKSKRLSRKLNKAVLHLKKAHRRVHTSLQLISKVGKKRKGPLPKAYAIICNNFWESCDLQGDSLMSERRNSDRHFLSKRRYDKQGEKRLRFDIDESLASVSKHRTYRTNRERIAECLSSETMSGHVSSSLTTLHVREFCEEEQLHESQSPIPYTSQSISQLEYTNSIVRTASSSEPENFSETSEYTLYPDETLTEKEYQTGTQLSKNESHTTCNTKNITKENNSEDKTVVYESNSVSLGFLKDNISHSQDKSYNTTFKANTNKLVSVLDSNKPFLKVDICEQVSDGTRNGETIFPVEKCTVLMEITPNIPTGKTANRRNTVPPLSPIIVTADEEESSVGENGLFHVKENEVNITKHSKLDVTSVTEESQSCKKNVKKLSFNDSSLLLKENVKGPSKAYMAKYNEEEKMRKIEQAVYPKMVTEGSAVTGYKHQNKILKEDSFHLHKKIIKNNLTDSRVGVKNSTLETTNLKNIFSQLSKGQKAGQIKQLSNDSHSNCPESATAGTSDRLVVHENSEVTVSQMKPLSHMEELQESTSHVTELSQILQRADEAASLQVLEEETKVCQNILPWFVEAFERKQECSLDQILISRKLLVEQNLWSNCKLQLKLCAIDTWVELQMAMETIQFIENKKRFLEGEPTFRSLLWYDESLYSELLLRPRGYQLQSNFYPAFQRRLKYNAFCELQRYYYQLIETKREKTSYYTFLKYKRQMKECEAIMKHHSDCSEFCLSVPFTCGVNFGDSLGDLEALRKSVLKLISTLRGSPKVNSYPGKEDHLWIILEMVSSKISFIKSNEEISIKICLYGLEHIYFDAAKSLVWKEKSHSFPRRHSEMNRELEEINECAFSEWKKIYDDLSNDLNNESAQTIGLEESDMITSRQSALVSVPNCKLNTTWLSYPDICCISEILDQAKSADLEKLQDLTLRCTVHLEILKKYFQMLQEDNIDNIFITEENVLDMLNHNHGAVILKPEAIEIYIETVMLSETIHFLKNSIAKKLHNQRFRGMLWFDWSLLPELVGCQEEMASFSLDNNQTDCLWKVIENAISHLKEELGVVCDYSEAVNCSYALCLFSRELKELSGIKRLLNTSEYSVSTYIDVVPHTASVNYGNTVTELEHNYNQLFILLKNIMSVPQKDFGKMVHIIKVLKTIEHMKMISAKDTKLSTRLLFFQMLRNRRNTLQLNKKERVATPIREPEENSSEPGVSVQTPAAECTVRNISSSSKKRPVTADRREISQGKGNTGAVSNHKKQKVTMNDISRPKTVSENPRTTESRPKDDSLKRDSASPETVKRQSSTPDLLSPSENVQDSCTPKSESQVELTDSSSDVSEYLTEQHENLNGIMKRNVNFSAAETNDKEDRLLVTCDQNDIDATFSPDSTPAQKLHENPTDHTQICPSDIGAGNDSPLVPNESLPTSHPMRAIHSHLEMSDTVFEHEDSEILDLSIKDCTCTSSPEPVCIQEKIPVLQVYETQPIKTESPEKCIKDAPNPRTTPFGSYENSAVGVSQTARHTEKGGKSPEVLTQKVGTSWSAPPQSTCTAVYNSPEYAFGTSYPYYAWRFYQYSSSSGTAVTHTYQEMTTYETAPPPMMTAVASAVQNTHLNHSYSEHFGCFAMQPQANACVPGNGYSPSPMPVSYNYQQPVYSQFASHQLVPQAAHPYPPNPGVLPQVPWTYAPWQQDPFPPRHYE